A window of Candidatus Bathyanammoxibius amoris genomic DNA:
ATCTCAATAATCAGTTTGTCGTAATTGGTTTTCCTGCCAACCCTGGTGTCCTCCGTATAGAACTTCACCTTTCTCACAGGAGAAAATATTGAATCCAGGGCAATCAGCCCTATTTCTGGTTCTTCCGGCTCGTTTTCTTCAGCAGTCACGTAGCCTCGTCCTTTTCTCACCTCCATTTCCACCTTAAAACTCACGTTATCTGAAAGAGTCGCTATGTGAAGGTCGGGATTAATTATCTCGGCATCACCCTCCGTGATAATGTCTTTCGCCTTTACCTCCCCCTTTTTACGCGCCTCGATCTTGAGCTTTCTCGGCTGGTCATCCTGGAGCTTCACTACGATGGACTTGATGTTGAGCAGAATATCCGTCACATCCTCGACCACCCCGGGAATGTACGTGAACTCATGTTTCACACCAGCGAACTTCACGGTAGTTGCGGCGCTACCCTCTAAGGACGATAGTAAAACTCTTCGAAGACTGTTGCCGATAGTAATTCCGTAACCCCTCTCAAAGGGTTCTACGGTAAACTTGCCGTACGTATCGGTCAGCGTCTCCTGGTCTACTGTGATGCGA
This region includes:
- a CDS encoding DNA-directed RNA polymerase subunit alpha, producing MRIRWRGFELPTRITVDQETLTDTYGKFTVEPFERGYGITIGNSLRRVLLSSLEGSAATTVKFAGVKHEFTYIPGVVEDVTDILLNIKSIVVKLQDDQPRKLKIEARKKGEVKAKDIITEGDAEIINPDLHIATLSDNVSFKVEMEVRKGRGYVTAEENEPEEPEIGLIALDSIFSPVRKVKFYTEDTRVGRKTNYDKLIIEMWTNGVVSPQMALVEAAKILRKHLNPFVQLFEIGRELPRLDMKPALEAVAESKAEVTDELQAQSEKPVTELDLSVRASNCLEAANIKAIGELISLTEDEVLSIRNFGRTTLKEVKKKLAQLGLSFGMQKKEKVSSDET